A single window of Microcoleus sp. AS-A8 DNA harbors:
- a CDS encoding Uma2 family endonuclease: MTQTQYRLTLKEFLAMPESDITYELVEGEAIPKMSPKRFHSRVTGALYTLLNQWCPQRGEVNPEWAIALKRQGEDWVPVPDLTYVSYQRLPVEVMEDEACPVPPDLAIEIISQGQTFGQLVKKATDYLEAGVLRVWVVDPQARSITVFYPDAPPRTYTKDALITDSLVEGLRLTPQQIFGEARLPDVSVNP; encoded by the coding sequence ATGACTCAGACTCAATATCGATTGACGCTTAAAGAATTTTTGGCAATGCCAGAGTCTGATATTACCTATGAATTAGTAGAGGGTGAGGCTATACCAAAAATGTCGCCTAAACGTTTTCATTCCAGGGTGACTGGAGCTCTATATACACTCCTGAATCAGTGGTGTCCGCAGCGGGGTGAAGTGAATCCCGAATGGGCGATCGCATTAAAGCGTCAAGGGGAAGATTGGGTGCCAGTGCCTGATCTAACTTATGTTTCCTATCAGCGTCTTCCCGTAGAGGTGATGGAGGATGAAGCTTGCCCGGTACCACCCGATTTAGCGATTGAAATCATTTCACAGGGACAGACGTTTGGGCAATTAGTAAAGAAGGCAACTGATTATTTAGAAGCTGGAGTATTGCGGGTTTGGGTTGTCGATCCTCAGGCGAGAAGTATCACGGTTTTTTATCCTGATGCGCCACCGCGAACTTATACTAAAGATGCATTAATCACAGATTCTTTGGTGGAGGGGCTGCGACTTACTCCTCAGCAGATTTTTGGAGAGGCAAGATTACCGGATGTTTCTGTTAATCCCTAA